From Desulfobacterales bacterium, one genomic window encodes:
- a CDS encoding Mur ligase domain-containing protein: MNLTPISLPELFRLAGVVPVDPVPDRLSVAGITESTTDLKAGMVFVAREGVTFNGHDFLNIAAAKGACAAIVKQKPSHTNGLISIRVADTAEALGRLSAGFYGNPSHRL; the protein is encoded by the coding sequence TTGAATTTAACTCCCATTTCCTTGCCTGAATTATTTCGCCTGGCCGGTGTCGTCCCAGTTGATCCGGTTCCGGATCGCCTTTCAGTCGCAGGCATTACAGAATCAACGACTGACCTTAAAGCGGGCATGGTATTTGTCGCCCGCGAAGGGGTGACATTCAACGGGCACGATTTTCTGAATATTGCCGCTGCCAAGGGGGCCTGTGCGGCAATTGTCAAACAAAAACCCTCCCATACCAACGGTCTGATATCCATCCGGGTTGCCGACACAGCTGAAGCACTGGGCAGGCTTAGTGCCGGGTTTTACGGAAATCCCTCACACAGGCTGC